In Carassius carassius chromosome 2, fCarCar2.1, whole genome shotgun sequence, the DNA window aatttacatcatttaattataaatatgcataaatattacattttttgagttTGAAAATGGTTGTACCTGCTCAGGTTTGAGTCCAGTGAAGCAGAACATGCCGATTTGGTCGATCACGTGTTGCCAGTTGTGAGTAGAGCCCTCCTTCTTCAGATTATTTACCAGCATTTCTCGCATTTTAATGATACGGTCGGCCATACCCTTCACCTCCTCCAGCCTACAGAAATACATTCATGTCAAAAAAGGCATGAACTTTTATGAAAGCAAGTTCTTACTGAATATGCATGCAAGTCTCACCATGTAGCACGCAGCTCTGGTGTGCTGAGGATCGTGGAGGCGATGCGTGCTCCATTCATGGGTGGGTTGGAGTAAATGGGGCGAATAAGGATCTTCAGCTGAGACTCCACCCTCTTTGCCTCCTCAGCATCAGCACACACCACTGTGAACCCTCCAACACGCTCACCTACAACATACACAGTCGTATGATTATGATTGTGTATGATAAAACTATTAGATAGTTAAAGAACCTGCCAAagactaccattcagaagttaggggtagtaggttttttttcttccactttTCTTGATCAAAAACATCAGTTTCTTGCTGATCTTTAGAACTTTCCAATAATCAAAGAAGACTTTTCCATAACAGAAATACatcatatttttataaattaaatgatacTTTGATACATAAACTGCAAAatgttaaattgcaataatattttataatattactgatttctttcaaaacataaaacttcctactgaccccaaacttctgaagggTGGTGTATGGAAGGTATGTGTTGCTTTTAGTTCATAGGCTAAAGAACAGATGATTTTCTGACCTCTGGCATGCGTTTAAGGAACACGCTGTGCTAAAACGTATCGACTGGttaagtgtttcaaagagttaaACTCTGtttctttgaaattaaattacactgatgttatattaataattcaGTGTGCAGTATATGGATATTTTTTCTAAATTcatttttaactgaaaaaaacaaacaaacaacaacctaCATTTcctaaagtatttttaaaattaaaaggaataaagaaaaaatattcacTTTTAAATAAAGAGGACAACAGGATACTTCATAGATCAGATGACCAGATATAAGATACATATGAGCCATTTCAAAATGTGAAATTGTATCAGTTTACACAAATACATGAATATACAATCTGTGCTGGATATTGGTAGAAAGGAATAAAATGAAATGGTTTACAGTGTGAGGGCAGTCCTCTGACACACAATACACTCACCATAGAGACCCATGTTCTTCGCAAAGGACTGAGACAGGAGGACATTGTGGCCCTGCTCAATGAAGTATCTCACAGCCCAGGCATCACGATCAATGTCTCCACTAGCGAAGCCCTGGTAGGCCATGTCGAAGAAAACTAGAAGTTTCCTCTTCTGCAAGAGAGAATAGATAACATGATAGTCAAGCAACATCAGCCCAGCATTCTGGTGTATCTTCTCATTCAAGAAAGTCAACTGAACAtacatttttgctttaaaaataatgcatgtgAAATGAAGAAGGTGGCATGAAGGATACAAACACAATCACAACAACAGACTCGCGCACCTTGATGACAGCCGAGAGCTCCTTCCACTGCTCTGGTCGCGGGTCGACACCAGTGGGGTTGTGAGCACAAGCATGGAGCACGATTACACTGTGCTCTGGAATTGTCTGTAGGTAAAGAAAAGAAGATAAACATTCAGTGCATCTTAGACAGACTCAcagttcagtgtcacatgatccttcagaagtcattctaatatgctgattcagtgctcaagaaacatttcttatgattatcaatgttgaaaacagatatgctggttaatatttttgtggaaactgtaattaTTCAATGAATTACAaagaaattcaaaagaacagcatttattacattcatatatttattactttataattAAAGTTTACTGTGTGATGCTGGCTTACCGAGATGTCGTCGAGTGCTCCTGTAAAGTCAAAGCCGCAGGTAGCAGGATCATAGTAACGGTACGCTTTCAGCTGCATACCAGCATCACGGAAAATAGGGGTGTGATTCCCCCAGGATGGCTTTGGCAAGTATACATCCCTTGCCACTGTGTGGAACCGTGACTAAAGGAGAAAAAATTGAGGAAGAAGTATTCTATGATACTACTGGATGAGGCAAAGAAAACGTCCTTCTACAAGGTGGAGATGGTAAACAGCTGCACAACTTTTTAACAGAATGAATGAAATACACACCAGGAAGTTGGCTCCAATCCTCAGAGAACCAGTGCCTGAGATAGTCTGGACAGTGATGCTCTAAGAGATAAAAAAAGCGTTATGCTTAATaaactttaatataaaaaaaaaatcaaatgtgtaAAAGTTCATACAAAAAAGAAAGACCCAATGGGTACTACAGAGACATACTCACCCTCTTGCTTTTAAGAACCTCACTGTCCGGCCCCAGTGCGAGCTCGGCGCAAGCCTTATTAAAGTCACCCAGACCCCCAATGGGCAGATACTCTTTATCCAGCATCTTGGAGGAAATCAGAGCTTCGGCCTAAACAAAAACATGCcttgttaaaaaaataacaactcactacatttatattgaataaaacattttcaaaaaatatttacgATGATTTGGTGGATACTGCTTAAGCAGAGACAGCATCTCAAATCACTCAAGTCAGTGTGACTTTGCAGAAATAGAG includes these proteins:
- the LOC132108789 gene encoding aspartate aminotransferase, mitochondrial-like, which codes for MALLKTYKFIPSVGSLRPFLATLPIRASSWWTEVQMGPPDPILGVTEAYKRDTNSKKMNLGVGAYRDDSGKPFVLSCVRKAEALISSKMLDKEYLPIGGLGDFNKACAELALGPDSEVLKSKRSITVQTISGTGSLRIGANFLSRFHTVARDVYLPKPSWGNHTPIFRDAGMQLKAYRYYDPATCGFDFTGALDDISTIPEHSVIVLHACAHNPTGVDPRPEQWKELSAVIKKRKLLVFFDMAYQGFASGDIDRDAWAVRYFIEQGHNVLLSQSFAKNMGLYGERVGGFTVVCADAEEAKRVESQLKILIRPIYSNPPMNGARIASTILSTPELRATWLEEVKGMADRIIKMREMLVNNLKKEGSTHNWQHVIDQIGMFCFTGLKPEQVERLTKEFSVYMTKDGRISVAGVTSGNVGYLAHAIHQVTK